The proteins below are encoded in one region of Petrotoga miotherma DSM 10691:
- a CDS encoding MFS transporter yields the protein MSKSTGGLHLLIKNRNFLLLFFGRLVSSVGSAIFIIAILWSAAAEIGGVGAVSTVLSTIAVTNIIFSPFAGVWADRWKKKNILVITDLISGGILILLGIFFGTYFYQIWVLIITIFGLQICGTLFGPALLSLIPIMVNDDELSQANAMISMTDRLSQLIGMAIGGVIVSLVGIKWAILIDGLTFIFSAVSEMFIKAEEKGRKKVEARKTGLIFSDIKEGFKVIWTNVQLKGLITLETLDDFFGTTIFVFLPVLASEILKVGPGEYGIMQTMLGAGSFITAFVLSSIKEIKMKYVALMLSSVLAGVFLASLGIVNSYIYVLIALLMLGVMTEIGNINENLLIQRITPENTRGRVFALRSTIDNSLRPFSYAFAGIMAVFFSLKSLFFVFGIITSILGIFYLLIPYQLKKRNVF from the coding sequence ATGTCAAAATCAACTGGAGGGTTACATCTTTTAATAAAAAACCGTAATTTTCTACTTTTGTTCTTCGGTAGACTAGTATCCAGCGTCGGATCTGCTATTTTTATTATAGCTATTCTTTGGTCAGCTGCAGCTGAGATAGGCGGGGTAGGTGCAGTTAGTACTGTTTTAAGTACTATAGCTGTTACGAATATTATTTTTTCTCCTTTTGCAGGTGTTTGGGCAGATAGATGGAAAAAGAAAAATATTCTTGTGATAACAGATTTAATAAGTGGTGGAATCCTTATTTTACTCGGTATTTTCTTTGGAACATATTTCTATCAAATTTGGGTATTGATAATAACCATTTTTGGATTACAGATCTGTGGTACTTTATTTGGTCCTGCTTTGTTGTCGTTAATCCCGATTATGGTAAACGATGATGAGCTTTCTCAAGCTAACGCCATGATTTCAATGACAGATAGACTTTCTCAACTTATTGGGATGGCTATCGGCGGTGTGATTGTGTCTTTAGTGGGAATAAAATGGGCAATTTTAATCGATGGTTTGACTTTTATTTTTTCGGCAGTTTCTGAAATGTTCATTAAAGCAGAAGAAAAGGGCAGAAAAAAAGTGGAAGCTAGAAAAACTGGTTTGATCTTTTCAGATATCAAAGAAGGTTTCAAAGTGATATGGACCAATGTTCAGCTTAAAGGGTTGATAACTTTAGAGACTTTAGATGATTTTTTTGGAACCACTATATTCGTTTTCCTACCCGTATTGGCTAGTGAGATACTGAAAGTAGGTCCTGGTGAGTATGGAATTATGCAAACAATGTTGGGCGCAGGCTCTTTTATAACCGCCTTTGTTCTATCATCCATTAAAGAAATAAAAATGAAGTACGTAGCACTAATGCTATCCTCCGTTTTGGCAGGAGTATTCCTGGCTTCTCTTGGTATAGTTAACAGTTATATTTACGTATTGATTGCCTTGTTGATGTTAGGTGTTATGACTGAGATAGGAAACATCAATGAAAATCTTTTGATTCAAAGAATTACCCCTGAAAACACAAGGGGAAGGGTTTTTGCGTTGCGATCAACGATAGATAATTCGCTGAGACCTTTTTCTTATGCTTTTGCGGGGATAATGGCAGTATTTTTTTCATTGAAAAGTTTGTTCTTTGTCTTCGGAATAATAACTAGCATACTTGGAATATTTTACCTATTGATACCTTATCAATTGAAAAAGAGGAATGTTTTCTAA